A DNA window from Allokutzneria albata contains the following coding sequences:
- a CDS encoding carboxylesterase/lipase family protein — protein sequence MSARRVSPVLLSALLLTVAGCAGPMSPGKDDGELVRTSAGTLRGVVTAEHRSFSGIPYAAAPTGALRWRPPHPAPPWSGVRDATKPGSPCPQESTDYARSDSATEDCLFLNVTAPRSATPRTPKPTMVWVHGDGVVGAGSYFDARRLASTGDVVVVTINYRLGVFGGFAHPGLADSGSYGLQDQQAALRWVRENIRDFGGDPGNVTLFGESYGALATTAHMTAPGSKGLFQRAIVQSGFALMDLPAATMMPGLPAIEWYGWRSLPSAEADGTRIAAEVGCADPARALDCLRAVPVAKLIPHMRLFQPYAYGTSALPELPAKALRDGRAEPVPVITGTTRDEHSTLVGLFHDMVGNPVTPQRFPELVTEAFGDQAPEIIAKYPLSAYASPSVAWAAVLTDRMWARANYEQARLFAGKAPTYFYSFADRGAPMYLPLPPSLPPGAFHAADVPYLFRDADFDRRISPEQRTLSSDMMRYWANFARSANPNGSALPLWEPFGSGEFVQQLAPGENSVRRIDYVAQHKLAFWNSLR from the coding sequence ATGAGCGCGCGACGTGTCTCCCCGGTCCTGTTGTCCGCCCTTCTCCTGACGGTTGCCGGTTGCGCCGGGCCCATGAGCCCGGGCAAGGACGACGGCGAGCTGGTGCGCACATCCGCCGGAACGCTGCGGGGCGTCGTGACCGCCGAGCACCGCAGCTTCTCCGGCATCCCCTACGCCGCCGCGCCGACCGGTGCGCTGCGCTGGCGCCCGCCGCACCCCGCGCCGCCCTGGTCCGGGGTCCGCGACGCGACCAAGCCCGGCAGCCCCTGCCCGCAGGAGTCCACCGACTACGCCCGCTCCGACAGCGCCACCGAGGACTGCCTGTTCCTGAACGTGACCGCGCCGCGCTCGGCGACCCCGCGCACGCCGAAGCCGACCATGGTGTGGGTGCACGGCGACGGGGTGGTCGGCGCGGGCAGCTACTTCGACGCGCGCCGTCTCGCGAGCACCGGCGACGTGGTCGTCGTGACGATCAACTACCGCTTGGGGGTCTTCGGCGGTTTCGCCCACCCCGGGCTCGCCGACTCCGGTTCCTACGGGCTGCAGGACCAGCAGGCCGCGCTGCGCTGGGTACGGGAGAACATCCGCGACTTCGGCGGCGACCCCGGCAACGTGACGCTCTTCGGCGAGTCCTACGGCGCGCTCGCCACGACCGCGCACATGACCGCGCCGGGGTCGAAGGGCCTGTTCCAGCGCGCGATCGTGCAGAGCGGGTTCGCCCTGATGGACCTGCCCGCCGCGACGATGATGCCGGGGCTGCCCGCGATCGAGTGGTACGGCTGGAGGTCGCTGCCGTCAGCGGAGGCGGACGGGACCCGGATCGCCGCCGAGGTGGGCTGCGCCGATCCCGCGCGGGCGCTGGACTGCCTGCGCGCGGTGCCGGTGGCGAAGCTGATCCCGCACATGCGGCTGTTCCAGCCCTACGCCTACGGCACGTCCGCACTGCCGGAGCTGCCCGCGAAGGCGTTGCGCGATGGCCGGGCCGAGCCGGTGCCGGTGATCACCGGGACCACCCGGGACGAGCACAGCACCCTGGTCGGGCTGTTCCACGACATGGTGGGCAACCCGGTGACCCCGCAGCGCTTCCCGGAGCTGGTGACCGAGGCGTTCGGCGATCAGGCTCCCGAGATCATCGCGAAGTACCCGCTCTCCGCCTACGCCTCGCCGAGCGTGGCCTGGGCCGCGGTGCTGACCGACCGGATGTGGGCGCGGGCGAACTACGAGCAGGCCAGGTTGTTCGCCGGGAAGGCGCCGACGTACTTCTACTCCTTCGCCGACCGCGGCGCCCCGATGTACCTGCCGCTGCCGCCGAGCCTGCCGCCGGGCGCCTTCCACGCCGCCGACGTCCCCTACCTTTTCCGGGATGCCGATTTCGACCGCAGAATCAGCCCGGAACAGCGCACTCTGTCCTCGGACATGATGCGGTACTGGGCGAACTTCGCGCGTTCGGCGAATCCGAACGGATCGGCGCTGCCCTTGTGGGAGCCGTTCGGCTCCGGCGAATTCGTGCAGCAGCTGGCGCCGGGGGAGAACAGCGTCCGCCGGATCGACTACGTGGCCCAGCACAAGCTGGCGTTCTGGAACTCCCTGAGGTGA
- a CDS encoding TetR/AcrR family transcriptional regulator: MSRTRVNATRRRLPVAQRRDEIVAAAQRLFGTRPTEDVTIEAIAAAAGASRALVYRYFGGKQQLYLHALLAAVDDLARVIEPPPGPPLSRLRFAVSGYLDFAERHAHGYVALVRGATHSAEAAEIVDRTRELIAELAFEGLELDRSQPRPRLLLVGWVAAAEAMTLHWLEHREIARDDLAKLLIENLLAVLPLPDQG; this comes from the coding sequence GTGAGCAGGACTCGTGTCAATGCCACGCGCAGGCGACTGCCCGTCGCCCAGCGGAGGGACGAGATCGTGGCCGCGGCGCAGCGGCTGTTCGGCACGCGCCCCACCGAGGACGTCACGATCGAGGCGATCGCGGCCGCCGCCGGTGCCTCACGAGCGCTGGTCTACCGCTACTTCGGCGGGAAGCAGCAGCTGTACCTGCACGCGCTGCTGGCCGCCGTCGACGATCTCGCCCGGGTGATCGAACCGCCACCCGGGCCGCCGCTGTCGCGGTTGCGCTTCGCCGTGTCGGGCTACCTCGACTTCGCCGAACGGCACGCGCACGGCTATGTGGCGCTGGTGCGCGGGGCGACCCACAGCGCGGAGGCCGCGGAGATCGTCGACCGCACACGGGAGCTGATCGCCGAACTGGCCTTCGAGGGCCTGGAGCTGGACCGGTCCCAGCCGCGCCCACGACTGCTGCTCGTCGGCTGGGTCGCCGCCGCCGAGGCGATGACGCTGCACTGGCTGGAGCACCGCGAGATCGCCCGCGACGACCTCGCGAAGCTGCTCATCGAGAACCTGCTCGCCGTGCTGCCGCTGCCCGATCAGGGCTGA
- a CDS encoding nitric oxide synthase oxygenase, whose protein sequence is MADDTGAHAGTWALPPHLAAPTEAPTGDEVVDADEAEEFLRIFHGENPDAGPVERRVAWVRTEIEMTGSYQHTTAELSFGARVAWRNAARCIGRLYWRSLRVRDMRAVRSATEVATQCVEHLRLAHNRGRLRPLITIFAPEAPGRPAPRIWNEQLIRYAGYRDADGKVLGDPRYVDFTSTVTSMGWQPPRERGRFDVLPLVVETPEEGPRLFPLPRTAVDEVRLTHPDHPWFAEMGLRWHAVPAISNMRMVIGGVSYPAAPFNGWYMGTEIGARNLADADRYAVLPELAERLGLDTSSETTLWRDRALVELNRAVLHSYAEAGVTITDHHTESQHFLKHIAKEERAGRKCPADWSWIVPPVSGGLTPVFHRYYDTDHLKPEFVADPEAVERGMRGCPAHYADRRPVQEEDQSKPVLWAYLRGPKHAGVS, encoded by the coding sequence GTGGCTGACGACACCGGAGCGCACGCCGGAACCTGGGCGCTGCCCCCGCACCTGGCAGCTCCGACCGAGGCGCCCACCGGCGACGAGGTCGTTGACGCCGACGAGGCCGAGGAGTTCCTGAGGATCTTCCACGGCGAGAACCCCGACGCCGGGCCGGTCGAGCGCCGGGTGGCCTGGGTCCGCACCGAGATCGAGATGACCGGGTCCTACCAGCACACCACCGCCGAGCTCTCCTTCGGCGCGCGGGTGGCCTGGCGCAACGCCGCGCGCTGCATCGGCAGGCTGTACTGGCGCAGCCTCCGCGTGCGCGACATGCGGGCGGTGCGCAGCGCGACCGAGGTGGCCACGCAGTGCGTCGAGCACCTGCGGCTGGCGCACAACCGCGGCAGGCTGCGCCCGCTGATCACGATCTTCGCCCCCGAGGCGCCCGGCAGGCCCGCGCCGCGGATCTGGAACGAGCAGCTGATCCGCTACGCGGGCTACCGCGACGCGGACGGCAAGGTGCTCGGCGATCCGCGCTACGTGGACTTCACCAGCACCGTGACGTCGATGGGCTGGCAGCCGCCGAGGGAGCGCGGCCGCTTCGACGTGCTGCCGCTGGTGGTGGAGACCCCGGAGGAGGGGCCGAGGCTGTTCCCGCTGCCGAGGACGGCGGTGGACGAGGTCCGCCTGACCCATCCCGACCACCCGTGGTTCGCCGAGATGGGGCTGCGCTGGCACGCGGTCCCGGCGATCAGCAACATGCGCATGGTCATCGGCGGCGTCTCCTACCCGGCCGCGCCGTTCAACGGCTGGTACATGGGCACCGAGATCGGCGCGCGCAACCTCGCCGACGCCGACCGCTACGCCGTGCTGCCGGAGCTGGCCGAGCGGCTGGGGCTGGACACGAGCAGCGAGACGACCCTGTGGCGGGACCGCGCGCTGGTGGAGCTCAACCGCGCGGTGCTGCACTCCTACGCCGAGGCGGGTGTGACGATCACCGATCACCACACCGAGTCGCAGCACTTCCTCAAGCACATCGCCAAGGAGGAACGCGCGGGCCGCAAGTGCCCCGCCGACTGGAGCTGGATCGTCCCGCCGGTGTCGGGCGGCCTGACCCCGGTGTTCCACCGCTACTACGACACCGACCACCTCAAGCCGGAGTTCGTCGCGGATCCCGAGGCCGTCGAGCGGGGTATGCGCGGCTGCCCGGCGCACTACGCGGACCGCCGCCCGGTGCAGGAGGAGGACCAGTCCAAGCCCGTGCTGTGGGCGTACCTGCGCGGTCCGAAGCACGCGGGCGTCAGCTGA
- a CDS encoding DUF72 domain-containing protein, with the protein MGEVLVGTAGWTDRGLTETGWYPPGVHDADRLTSYAERFPLVEVNTSYYAIPRPEVAQGWVDRTPEDFTFNVKAFSGLTKHTVRSSFLPPDLRPGTEWVRLRDLTPDTVDELWARFLLAVEPIRAAGKLGLLLFQFPPWFRPGEAARQYLLECKQRCAPTRICVELRHSSWLNHVNGPETLAFLCEHDLPYVSVDMPQGHDDSMPPLLVATSDIAVLRLHGHSPQWTSKDIEQRFRYSYSDRELAAWARRVRELDEPAHVVFNNCYRDEGHRNAERFQELL; encoded by the coding sequence ATGGGCGAGGTTCTTGTCGGTACGGCGGGATGGACCGATCGCGGGCTCACCGAGACCGGGTGGTACCCGCCGGGCGTGCACGACGCGGATCGGTTGACCAGCTACGCGGAGCGCTTTCCCCTGGTGGAGGTCAACACCTCCTACTACGCCATCCCCAGGCCGGAGGTGGCGCAGGGCTGGGTGGACCGCACTCCCGAGGACTTCACCTTCAACGTCAAGGCGTTCTCGGGGCTGACCAAGCACACGGTGCGCTCGTCCTTCCTGCCGCCGGACCTGCGCCCCGGCACGGAGTGGGTCCGGCTCCGCGACCTCACCCCGGACACCGTCGACGAGCTGTGGGCGCGGTTCCTCCTCGCGGTGGAACCGATCCGCGCCGCGGGAAAGCTGGGGCTGCTGCTGTTCCAGTTCCCGCCGTGGTTCCGGCCGGGGGAGGCCGCGCGCCAGTACCTGCTGGAGTGCAAGCAGCGGTGCGCGCCGACGCGGATCTGCGTGGAGTTACGCCACTCCAGCTGGCTCAACCACGTCAACGGCCCCGAGACGCTGGCGTTCCTCTGCGAGCACGACCTGCCGTACGTGTCGGTCGACATGCCGCAGGGCCACGACGACTCCATGCCGCCGTTGCTGGTGGCGACCTCCGACATCGCCGTGCTCCGCCTGCACGGACACAGTCCACAGTGGACAAGCAAGGACATCGAGCAGCGGTTCCGCTACTCCTATTCCGACCGGGAGCTGGCGGCGTGGGCCCGTCGCGTGCGCGAGCTCGACGAGCCCGCGCACGTGGTGTTCAACAACTGCTACCGCGACGAGGGCCACCGCAACGCGGAGCGGTTCCAGGAACTTCTCTAG
- a CDS encoding SDR family oxidoreductase, producing MRSVRSGSARLAVYESGAPDRPTVLLVHGYPDDHHVWDRVAQHLRERFHVVTYDTRGTGTSTGPKERSGYRVERLAEDLLAVADAVSPDRPVHVVGHDWGSIQAWEAVTDPAVRHRIASYTTISGPCLDHVGHWTRSRLRRPTPRGLRQLVAQQLHSWYILFFHLPVLPALLWRTVIARNWARMLWRTEGIEHDRPTRVLAKDGVLGMELYRANMGPRLRNPRVRRTSVPVQVITPLHDRYVSPALAEDLERWVPELWRRPLAAGHWAPLSHPEAVARMVDEFVEHAETQKSSRALRRHRVSEHRKPFAEQLIVITGAGSGIGRATAEAFAAQGAEVIVADINEVAAKDTVRRLGSGAAYQVDVADEAAMQRFADAVIAEHGVPDIVVNNAGIGMAGAFLDTTTEQWKRVLDVNLWGVIHGCRLFGSAMAQRAEGGHIVNIASAAAYTPTQVLPAYSTTKSAVLMLSECLRAELAAGGIGVTAICPGLVNTNIAGTTTYAGATEAEQAAFRERAVKNYEVRNYPPERVAVQILRAVERNAPLVPVTAEARVSFALSKVSPAALRAFAKLTPPREEPEGRA from the coding sequence ATGCGCTCAGTCCGGTCCGGATCGGCACGACTCGCGGTGTACGAGAGCGGTGCTCCCGATCGGCCGACGGTGCTGCTCGTGCACGGCTATCCCGACGATCATCACGTGTGGGACCGGGTGGCGCAGCACCTGCGCGAGCGGTTCCACGTCGTCACCTACGACACCCGCGGCACCGGCACCTCGACCGGCCCGAAGGAGCGCTCGGGCTACCGCGTCGAACGCCTCGCCGAGGACCTGCTGGCGGTCGCGGACGCGGTGAGCCCGGACCGGCCGGTGCACGTCGTCGGCCACGACTGGGGCTCGATCCAGGCGTGGGAGGCGGTGACCGATCCCGCGGTGCGGCACCGGATCGCTTCGTACACAACGATTTCCGGGCCGTGCCTCGACCACGTCGGGCACTGGACGCGCAGCAGGCTGCGCCGCCCGACCCCGCGCGGGCTCCGGCAGCTCGTCGCCCAGCAGCTGCACTCCTGGTACATCCTGTTCTTCCACCTTCCCGTGTTGCCCGCGCTGTTGTGGCGCACCGTGATCGCGCGGAACTGGGCGCGGATGCTGTGGCGCACGGAGGGGATCGAGCACGACCGGCCGACCCGCGTGCTCGCCAAGGACGGCGTGCTCGGCATGGAGCTCTACCGCGCGAACATGGGGCCACGCCTGCGGAATCCCCGTGTGCGGCGCACCTCCGTGCCGGTGCAGGTGATCACGCCGCTGCACGACCGCTACGTCTCGCCCGCGCTCGCCGAGGACCTGGAGCGGTGGGTGCCCGAGCTGTGGCGGCGCCCCCTGGCCGCCGGGCACTGGGCGCCGCTGAGCCATCCGGAGGCGGTGGCGCGGATGGTCGACGAGTTCGTCGAGCACGCCGAGACGCAGAAGAGCTCCCGTGCGCTGCGCCGGCACCGGGTCTCCGAGCACCGGAAACCCTTCGCCGAACAGCTGATCGTCATCACCGGCGCGGGCAGCGGGATCGGCAGGGCGACAGCGGAGGCGTTCGCGGCGCAGGGCGCCGAGGTGATCGTCGCCGACATCAACGAGGTGGCCGCGAAGGACACCGTGCGGCGCCTGGGTTCCGGGGCCGCCTACCAGGTCGACGTCGCCGACGAGGCGGCGATGCAGCGCTTCGCCGACGCCGTGATCGCCGAGCACGGGGTGCCGGACATCGTGGTCAACAACGCCGGGATCGGCATGGCCGGGGCCTTCCTCGACACCACGACCGAGCAGTGGAAGCGCGTGCTCGACGTCAACCTGTGGGGCGTGATCCACGGCTGCCGCCTGTTCGGCTCGGCGATGGCGCAGCGCGCGGAGGGCGGTCACATCGTCAACATCGCCTCGGCGGCGGCTTACACGCCGACCCAGGTGCTGCCCGCCTACTCCACGACGAAGTCCGCGGTGCTGATGCTCTCCGAGTGCCTGCGCGCGGAGCTCGCCGCCGGCGGTATCGGGGTGACCGCGATCTGCCCCGGCCTGGTCAACACCAACATCGCGGGCACGACCACCTACGCGGGGGCGACCGAGGCCGAGCAGGCCGCCTTCCGCGAGCGCGCCGTCAAGAACTACGAGGTGCGCAACTACCCGCCGGAGCGCGTGGCCGTCCAGATCCTGCGCGCCGTGGAGCGCAACGCGCCGCTGGTCCCGGTGACCGCGGAGGCCAGGGTCAGCTTCGCGCTGTCGAAGGTCAGCCCGGCCGCGCTGCGCGCCTTCGCCAAGCTCACCCCGCCGCGCGAAGAACCGGAAGGCCGCGCCTGA
- a CDS encoding NAD(P)-binding oxidoreductase, translating to MRIVIAGGHGQIALHLERGLAARGDTPVGIIRNPAHAEDLRAAGVEPVVLDLESATAEQVRDVVRGADAVVFAAGAGPGSGAARKLTVDRDAAALLADGAELAGVRRYLMISAMNADITPPPEMDETFATYLRAKSAADADIRGRDLDWTVLRPGALTNEPATGRVTIAEKLPRGAITREDVALVLLALLDAPETIHRQVEVTAGDVPVNEAVAQLAHQGDQH from the coding sequence ATGCGCATCGTCATCGCCGGCGGCCACGGACAGATCGCCCTCCACCTCGAACGCGGGCTCGCCGCGCGCGGGGACACCCCGGTCGGCATCATCCGCAACCCCGCCCACGCCGAGGACCTGCGGGCGGCGGGGGTCGAACCGGTGGTGCTGGACCTGGAGTCGGCGACGGCCGAACAGGTCCGTGACGTGGTGCGGGGCGCGGACGCGGTGGTCTTCGCGGCGGGAGCCGGGCCGGGCAGCGGGGCCGCGCGCAAGCTGACGGTGGACCGGGACGCGGCGGCGCTGCTGGCCGACGGCGCCGAGCTCGCCGGGGTGCGGCGCTACCTGATGATCTCGGCGATGAACGCCGACATCACGCCGCCGCCGGAGATGGACGAGACCTTCGCCACGTACCTGCGTGCGAAGAGCGCCGCCGACGCCGACATCCGGGGCCGCGACCTCGACTGGACGGTGCTGCGGCCGGGCGCGTTGACCAACGAGCCGGCGACCGGGCGGGTGACCATCGCCGAGAAGCTGCCGCGGGGCGCGATCACCAGGGAAGACGTGGCGCTGGTGCTGCTGGCGCTACTCGACGCCCCGGAAACGATCCACCGGCAGGTCGAGGTGACGGCCGGTGACGTCCCGGTGAACGAGGCCGTGGCGCAGCTCGCTCACCAGGGTGACCAGCACTGA
- a CDS encoding IclR family transcriptional regulator, which produces MPKPATPPSSVSARLLSVLGAFGPGSPRLTLSEISRRTGLPLTTAHRLVGELAAWGGLERDGEGHYQIGLRLWEIGALAPRGLGLRESAMPFLEDLYEATHQNVQLAVLDGNDAVFLERLSGREAVHVFTRVGGRLPAYATGVGLVLLAYAPHEVQEAAISLPLKRFTEKTIPNGAVLRRVLADVRRQGFALSDGQIELIAVSVAAPVHGPDDSVVAAISVVVPSENGDAYAHLPAVRAAARGISRALGAPSARRLPSPVHRETFSAPG; this is translated from the coding sequence ATGCCCAAGCCGGCGACCCCGCCGTCCAGTGTGTCCGCGCGGCTGCTCAGCGTCCTGGGCGCGTTCGGCCCCGGCAGCCCGCGGCTGACCCTGTCCGAGATCTCCCGGCGCACCGGCCTGCCGCTGACCACCGCGCACCGCCTGGTCGGGGAACTCGCTGCCTGGGGCGGGCTGGAGCGGGACGGCGAGGGGCACTACCAGATCGGCCTGCGGCTGTGGGAGATCGGCGCGCTGGCGCCGCGCGGGCTCGGCCTGCGCGAGTCGGCCATGCCGTTCCTGGAGGACCTCTACGAGGCGACGCACCAGAACGTGCAGCTCGCCGTGCTCGACGGGAACGACGCGGTGTTCCTGGAGCGGCTGTCGGGGCGCGAGGCGGTGCACGTGTTCACCCGGGTCGGCGGGCGGTTGCCCGCGTACGCGACCGGGGTCGGGCTGGTGCTGCTCGCGTACGCCCCGCACGAGGTGCAGGAGGCGGCGATCTCCTTGCCGCTCAAGCGGTTCACCGAGAAGACCATCCCGAACGGCGCCGTGTTGCGGCGGGTGCTCGCCGATGTGCGTCGCCAGGGCTTCGCGCTCAGCGACGGGCAGATCGAGCTGATCGCGGTGTCGGTGGCGGCCCCCGTGCACGGGCCGGACGATTCGGTGGTCGCCGCGATCTCCGTCGTGGTGCCGTCCGAGAACGGCGACGCCTACGCGCACCTGCCCGCCGTGCGCGCCGCCGCCAGGGGCATCTCCCGGGCACTGGGCGCCCCCAGCGCCCGGCGGCTGCCGAGCCCGGTGCACCGCGAGACGTTCAGCGCACCGGGTTAG
- a CDS encoding VOC family protein produces MEILSSRVLLRPRDPERSRAFYRDVLGLAIFREFPGGTVFFIGQGLLEVAAHGGDGSGPGSTSLYMQVRDVRAEFAKLVERGVEVLREPKVEPWGLHEGWIRDPDGVRIVLVEVPADHPLRRDTRS; encoded by the coding sequence ATGGAGATCTTGAGCAGCAGGGTGTTGTTGCGCCCGCGCGACCCGGAGCGTTCCCGCGCCTTCTACCGCGACGTGCTCGGCCTCGCCATCTTCCGCGAGTTCCCCGGTGGCACGGTGTTCTTCATCGGCCAGGGCCTGCTGGAGGTGGCCGCGCACGGCGGCGACGGCTCCGGGCCGGGGAGCACGTCGCTGTACATGCAGGTCCGCGACGTGCGGGCGGAGTTCGCGAAGCTGGTCGAGCGCGGCGTCGAGGTGTTGCGGGAGCCGAAGGTCGAGCCGTGGGGCCTGCACGAGGGCTGGATCCGCGATCCGGACGGGGTGCGCATCGTGCTGGTGGAGGTCCCCGCCGACCACCCGCTGCGCCGCGACACCCGGTCCTAG
- a CDS encoding FKBP-type peptidyl-prolyl cis-trans isomerase produces MALEKPEVDKYEGDAPADLVVTDLVVGEGAEATAGKVVSVHYVGVSHSTGEQFDASWDRGETFEFPLGAGRVIAGWDRGVQGMKVGGRRHLVIPAHLGYGNRGAGGLIKPGETLLFVVDLLAVH; encoded by the coding sequence ATGGCCCTGGAGAAGCCCGAGGTCGACAAGTACGAGGGCGACGCGCCCGCCGACCTGGTGGTCACCGACCTCGTCGTCGGCGAAGGCGCCGAGGCGACGGCGGGCAAGGTCGTCAGCGTGCACTACGTCGGGGTGTCGCACTCCACCGGCGAGCAGTTCGACGCGTCCTGGGACCGCGGCGAGACCTTCGAGTTCCCGCTGGGCGCCGGCCGCGTCATCGCGGGCTGGGACCGGGGCGTGCAGGGGATGAAGGTCGGCGGGCGCCGCCACCTGGTCATCCCGGCGCACCTGGGCTACGGCAACCGCGGCGCCGGCGGCCTCATCAAGCCGGGCGAGACGCTGCTGTTCGTGGTGGACCTGCTCGCCGTGCACTAG
- a CDS encoding isopenicillin N synthase family dioxygenase, with product MTVPHDDVPSIDLEPWFHGDETDRRAVASEVDSALRESGFLLVTGHGVPTELRASVRAAAREFFAQPEQVKRRYAVKVGERGWLPPGVEANGLAEGTVTPPDLKETYSVGSEQKTGDPELDEFWFPDNVWPAESPSLRVHAGEYLARMRALADELLTVCAVALDKEPDFFTRETRHPSFTMNINRYPPLTDVGEPEPGQFRIGPHTDFGTVTILDREMGLGGLQVHTLDGRWVDAPYDPAAFTINIGDLLARWTGDRWRSTRHRVLPPDPRAPQEELVSLIFFYELSPKTWISSLGPPVGVKSYPPVLADTYLRGKLAEISV from the coding sequence ATGACAGTTCCCCACGACGACGTCCCCAGCATCGACCTCGAACCCTGGTTCCACGGCGACGAGACCGACCGCCGCGCCGTGGCGTCCGAAGTGGACAGTGCGCTGCGCGAGTCGGGATTCCTGCTGGTGACCGGGCACGGCGTGCCCACCGAGCTGCGCGCGTCGGTGCGCGCCGCGGCCAGGGAGTTCTTCGCCCAGCCGGAACAGGTCAAGCGCCGCTACGCGGTGAAGGTCGGCGAACGGGGCTGGCTGCCGCCCGGCGTCGAGGCGAACGGGCTCGCCGAGGGCACCGTGACGCCTCCGGATCTCAAAGAGACCTATTCGGTCGGCTCCGAACAGAAGACCGGCGACCCGGAGCTGGACGAGTTCTGGTTCCCAGACAACGTCTGGCCCGCCGAGTCCCCGTCGCTGCGGGTGCACGCCGGGGAATACCTGGCGCGGATGCGCGCACTCGCCGACGAGTTGCTGACCGTGTGCGCCGTCGCTCTCGACAAGGAACCGGACTTCTTCACCAGGGAGACCCGGCACCCGTCGTTCACCATGAACATCAACCGCTATCCCCCGCTGACCGACGTCGGCGAGCCCGAGCCCGGGCAGTTCCGCATCGGCCCGCACACCGACTTCGGCACCGTGACCATTCTGGACCGCGAAATGGGCCTCGGCGGGCTCCAGGTGCACACCTTGGACGGTAGATGGGTCGACGCGCCGTACGACCCCGCGGCGTTCACCATCAACATCGGGGATTTGCTGGCGAGGTGGACCGGGGACAGGTGGAGGTCCACACGGCATCGCGTCCTGCCACCGGATCCACGGGCACCGCAGGAGGAACTGGTGTCGCTGATCTTTTTCTACGAGCTGTCACCGAAGACGTGGATTTCTTCTTTGGGGCCGCCGGTGGGCGTGAAGTCTTATCCGCCGGTATTGGCTGATACTTATCTTCGGGGGAAGCTGGCAGAGATTTCTGTGTAG
- a CDS encoding siderophore-interacting protein — protein sequence MTATTDTRPAPSAEQVLSYVHFRAQVREVRRITPNMARVTFGGPDLAGLTSAGKDQRIKLFFPLPGQDRPVLTSGPSWYQDYLAQPEDVRPVMRTYTLRAHRPERNEVDVDFVLHGDTGPASTWAARAQRGDHIGLLAPNALHTPILGYEYHPASGTDWHLLAGDETALPAIGGIIESLPAGAVAKVFVEVPEEADRQEIRSAADVEITWLAHHHGPSRLVDTVRAAQLPSGQAYAWIAGECTVVKHLRRHLLRERGVAKDALYFSGYWRRGADHDNL from the coding sequence ATGACCGCGACGACCGACACCCGGCCCGCGCCGAGTGCCGAGCAGGTCCTGTCCTACGTCCACTTCCGCGCCCAGGTGCGCGAGGTCCGCAGGATCACCCCGAACATGGCCCGGGTGACCTTCGGCGGCCCCGATCTCGCCGGGCTCACCAGCGCGGGCAAGGACCAGCGGATCAAGCTGTTCTTCCCGCTCCCGGGCCAGGACCGGCCCGTGCTCACCAGTGGGCCTTCCTGGTACCAGGACTACCTCGCCCAGCCCGAGGACGTCCGCCCCGTGATGCGCACGTACACGCTGCGCGCCCACCGCCCCGAGCGCAACGAGGTCGACGTCGACTTCGTGCTGCACGGCGACACCGGCCCCGCCTCCACGTGGGCTGCCCGTGCCCAACGCGGCGACCACATCGGCCTGCTCGCGCCCAACGCGCTGCACACCCCGATCCTCGGCTACGAGTACCACCCCGCGTCCGGCACCGACTGGCACCTGCTCGCCGGGGACGAGACCGCGCTCCCCGCGATCGGCGGCATCATCGAGTCGCTACCGGCAGGCGCCGTCGCCAAGGTCTTCGTCGAGGTCCCCGAGGAGGCCGACCGCCAGGAGATCCGCAGCGCCGCCGACGTCGAGATCACCTGGCTCGCGCACCACCACGGCCCTTCGCGCCTCGTGGACACCGTCCGCGCGGCACAGCTCCCGTCCGGTCAGGCGTACGCGTGGATCGCGGGCGAGTGCACCGTTGTGAAGCACCTCCGCCGCCACCTGCTCCGCGAACGCGGTGTCGCCAAGGACGCCCTCTACTTCTCGGGCTACTGGCGTCGCGGCGCTGACCACGACAACCTGTGA